The following are from one region of the Nicotiana tomentosiformis chromosome 7, ASM39032v3, whole genome shotgun sequence genome:
- the LOC117276629 gene encoding uncharacterized protein, with amino-acid sequence MSVKAFDGSQRATIGEIHLSLKIGPTVFDVEFQKVVNGQALANHLAENPVGGEYKPLKTYFPDEEVSLIWEDITEAYDYWGMFFDRATKFKGVGIGAVLVSKIGQHYLAFAKLRFTFTNNMAEYEACIFGLRLAIDMNIQEILVIGDSDLLIHQNEFTDSLATLFSMMQHPDKNYINPIPIEICKQPAYCAHVEEEFDGNPWFHDIKEYLEKGNYRKVLHTLKSAHYGDWQTISFGVEEFYTEGILISDC; translated from the exons ATGAgcgtgaaagcatttgatggatCACAAAGAGCTACAATTGGAGAAATCCATTTGAGTTTGAAGATAGGTCCAACtgtgtttgatgttgagtttcag AAGGTAGTCAACGGGCAAGCATTGGCCAATCACCTGGCAGAAAACCCTGTGGGTGGAGAGTACAAACCATTGAAGACATATTTTCCCGATGAGGAGGTATCTTTAATATGGGAAGATATCACCGAAGCTTATGATTATTGGGGAATGTTCTTTGACAGAGCCACAAAGTTCAAGGGAGTAGGCATCGGAGCTGTTCTGGTATCGAAAATCGGCCAACACTATCTGGCATTTGCCAAGCTCAGATTCACATTCactaacaatatggcagaatatgaggcttgcattttTGGGCttaggttggccattgacatgaacatcCAAGAAATAttggtaatcggagattcagacCTGTTGATACATCAG AACGAGTTCACAGACTCATTGGCCACCTTGTTTTCCATGATGCAACATCCAGATAAGAATTATATTAACCCCATCCCAATAGAGATCTGTAAGCAGCCTGCCTACTGTGCCCATGTTGAAGAAGAATTTGATGGGAATCCATGGTTTCACGATATCAAGGAGTATCTGGAAAAGGGAAATTATCGAAAAGTTCTACACACACTCAAAAGCGCACATTACGGAGATTGGCAAACCATTTCTTTTGGAGTGGAGGAATTCTATACCGAAGGAATCCTGATATCGGATTGTTAa